The Apodemus sylvaticus chromosome 4, mApoSyl1.1, whole genome shotgun sequence nucleotide sequence AGAATTACATTTCACAGAAAAATACCCAAACTTTTCTTCCAAAACAAGTAAGTCAAAATACTTCATGTAGGTTACTGACAAGTCATGACTCAATCCTTTTTGGAACTCAAGTTTCAAATACAAAGACACTTTCAGAGTGTCTTTACAAGTAACAGAGTAGTCCTTTATAATTTGCAGTTGCTTTTGTTATTAGTTTCCCATCATACACAGCTAAGTATAGATGAGAAACGCCAGAGCGAATGAATTTGTAACCTTTAAATTATCTTTCTGAGTAGCGTGACAATTTCAGTGTTCTGTTGAAGATGCCAATTATCCTCTTCATTCAGTATATTTATAGTGAATATAACTTGCCTGTTATTTATCTAAGTAGACGTTTAGTTGTTAACAAGTGTCATGACTTTACAGTGGTGTTATACAAGATTTGGTATTATCTCCAGTTTCAGGCATCCACTGGGGATCCATGACAGGTAGGAGGGAACTACTGTAGTAATATTAAGTCTTTAACCCATagacattttattgtttttggtgCATCTTCTTACGCAATTCTTCAAgagctgcttctttttctcttagaATTTGCTTAAGTCTTCTTATTTTTTCATCTCTGATGGTTTCTTCTAGTTCTGGTGGTGTCACTGGAAAAATATCTTCAGTATAATTTGTATTAAAATAAGTACTTTGTTCAAAAGATGTGCTTGAACTTAATATGCctttttcctgtttctcatgAGAACACTGTTCTGTCTCATTTCTCTTGTCTTCCCTGGTTGTATTATGGCTTGTGACAATATTATGTTGTGATATGTCTGATGTTGGTAAAATACTATTAAGGAGCTGGGAACTAGCAACATCAGTTCCATTCATGACTGTGTCATCAGCATTCtcaatttttctcctttttgtgtAATCCATCTTCTTCAtggctgttgcttttcttttcttagagAAACTCTGTTACAATGTgaataaggaaaaaatatgttaTTACTATGCCATATGCTCCCCAAAGTTTGCATACAATAGCAATTATATTTGACTCCACAAATATCAGTGGGGACAACTATAGTAAAAACTGAATTCTACTGAATGGTAGCAAAAATGAGTAGGTACAGTCATAGTCCTGGAGAACAAGCTGGTTTATTTACACTTTCTGGCTTAAATTGGGTATTAGAAGCCATGCTGACCCATCATTGAAATGAAACTAAGGAGTaccaagatttatttcatttgcaAAGTAGGCACATAAGAACGTTTACCTGGAAAGGATGAAGATCAGAATACTAGATTATACTGTTTATAGGCATAACTATAGTGATGCACATTAATGACTATATATGCTGCTTAAAATGTGTTAATACTCTAATGTATCAACATGCTGAATCTTTTCCCCTATACTTAATCTCCTTtaagtaattctttaaaatagGATAACTATTTGTAAGGCTTTTAACTATTTTCTTAcattacaaacagaaaaaaaaagtgacattATTAGAACTCAAATAAACCAGGAATATGTTTTAATCTGTGCATAAGATTTGCCATTATTTAATGTGAGATCTGAAAATTTGGCAAAAATCATGGGTCAGCATGGCTTCTAATACCCAATTTAAGCCAGAAAgtgtaaaaaaaatcatcactcaACGCAAAGTACattgaaaaccaaataaaagataattataCTTGTATGTTTGTCACACCTAGAAAAATGCCATATACTTTAAAAACTgttacctcttttttttcttcttccttcaccaCAACGTTTGCATCTTTGTAAGAACTACTTTCCACCAAACTGTTAAAGGAATCAAAACCTTTTTGAGAGCCCAGATGGTGAGGAATtcgagtaagacatactctcaaATCTTTAGTGAGAccaaatatctttttaaattcaGCATCATTCTTCAGATATGATGCCTTAGTATGACTTCCTTGAGAATATTTCTTGTCACttctttcttgaatttctttttttattattgatgcCATCTCATACTGGGTCTGAAAACGAGAAAAAGAGACCACAATATTGCTAATTCCTTGGGTTACTTTATAGGACTAGCAAATAAGCAATTTTCTACTCTTCCACAAGAGACCAGTTCATGCTTTAAACAATTGCATTACAATTATATTTACCATGCATTCAAATAACTGAATTTAAATACAAacttaaaatatacacaaaattaaTCTTTAATTTATTGTACAGATTAGTAACAAAAGATCTTTTCTCAAGTAAATGAGGTGCTGctatgtatgacaataacttcaaaatAATCTCGGCCAGGCATGGTACCCTGTAAACAAGGCACTGTAAACATAGGCAGATGCAGGATGCTggtaaattcaaggacagcctcagctacacattgagacactaaaaaaacaaatgtaaagcaaaagaaaacaaaacaaaattacagtaAAATCTGTACAGAAAGACTGTAGTTTTCTGGAAAAGTCTGCTGTCTTCAACCCATCTTGGTTGTATTACAATTTACCTCCTTGTATTTAAAATTCAATAATTCCTGTACTGAAGACGACAGCCACTAACATTAAGTTGTTATTTAAGTAAGCAAGGGCAGTGGCTACACATGTATTTTAAGAAGAGAATGGTAGCTGATACATGTTATTCAATTAGAGTCAACAGAAAGAAAGGTTGAAAGAAACACACTTATCTTAAACAAAACTCCTGCTACGTCTTAGGTTTAAGGCACAGATACTCAAAGTTATGGATAAAATCTTATTTGACTTTTATAGGTTCTGATGTCTTCTACTTCACCCTTTTCATGGCACTTAGAAAAATTGATTTTTTCTCATGACCATcaccaaaaacaaagcaagaacatATTTTGAACCTTGTCTCTTATATACATAAAACTACATATTTTcatatacaaatatgtgtatatacagtATACACATGTACTCATAGTCACATAATTTTACTCATCTTTGAAGACCTATCACTCTCCAAATCTTCTGAACTTTGCTCTGTGATTGACTTTGTCTTATGGATTTGGCGAGCTaaataatgaaagagaaagataTTGCTTAGGCTCTACCACGTGTATTCCTCAAATATTTATTCAGATGAAAATTTTAAGCAAGTATGTGTGATGAGATGTGTGTGTAGGAGACAGGTATCAGATAATTTCGAGAATTATAGTttccacacatatatataaaaagagCACCCTGACATGGGAAAATTACCTGTGATTCTTGGTCTCTGAAAACACACTGTTGAGAAGTAACAGTTGCTGCATCAACAGAGGAACATATTTTCTCTATGTTCTGGACGAGATTTCCTTTTCTGGGGGCATTTTGTCCTGTCCTAAATCCATCTGGAAAAACTGGGTTTGTAAATACAGTCTTACTCTGTTTAAGGCAGTGAGTGGACTGGTTCATAGTATGTGGATTTGTGACAAAAAAAGATGGTCTCTCCACTTTTTCATTCTTCTCTGCTCTTAGATTGGCCATAGAAGCAAGCTGGGAATTTGAAAGCGATTTTGTCTTCAACtgaaaagatttacttttaacCAAAACACTATTTAAAACCTCTCTGGATACATCTGTGACCAGACTTGAACTTACTACCTGTGATGAATCTTTTAGTGGAATATCAGAAGAAACAGAATTCTGCTGGTCAACTTTTGATGGCAGACCATATGTCCCCTTTTCATTCAACCAGACTTTCCCATTAAACATTATCAAAGCATTATCGTTACTAGGCACACTTATGGACTGTGTCCTGCTAGAATTGTTGGTACTCAACAGAGGAGTATCTATTGTATTATCTCCCAGATTTTTCCTACCTACAAAAGTGTTTAAAACCTTTGTAGCCACATTATTTGAAGACTTAACAGGAACAAGACATGGAATTCGAGGCTGTAGATACTCTTCAAAAATCGAGTTCACTGGAGCGGCTTGAGGATGCTTACCACCTTTTAGCTGTGTTTCTGTAGCAACATTTGGTGGAATTTGCGAGGTATTGAATGTCATCGGTTTGGGGTAAATATTTTGAGTTTTCTTGTCAACAATAATTTTCACTGAATTTACAGGAGGCACATAAATAACTGTTGGCATTTGGGAGGCCTCAACTGTTCCTGAGGTATTTGTGGTTGCAGTTCCAAGTATCTTTTGCTGAACCAAAGGAGGCAAGGATGACGCAAGTACAGATTTCACTTCAGCATGGGCTGGAATCTTTAGTTGATTCCCAGAAGCCAAAATTGAAGAATTTGCTGGGAGACTTGGGGGATTGACTATAAAACAAGGTGAATTATTTTGTGTTGAGGAAGGAATAGTAAATGCTTGCCTGGCAAGTTTATGAATTTTCACACCATGATTCTGAATGTTAGAAATTGGTGGTGTAAAATTTCCAGTGCCCACAGAAGTAACTCTATCTTTTTCTGATGTATCTACTGCTCctgtaagaaaatattttgtagtATTGGCTGGCTGAAAAACAGGCAATTGAACCGATCCACTTGTGGAAGAGCTGGAAATCTGAGTTTGAAAAGTAACTTGAACTGGATTTTCAGTATTCCCTTTCAAACCATGAGACATGACTGGAGATTTAACTCCCGGGATAAGATTTCCAGAAGATTTAGGAATTGGAAGTAATTGCAGAAGTTTTTTTCCATCGGTGCCAATCGTAGAAACTACTTGGTACATGTACCCTGAAATacttaaaagaacattttaagtaaataaacacaACATACTACAAGttctatacattttattttaaaacaagtattttcaattattttagataGTAACATTTAATAACAGTATGTATAAGATACCATGGAATAGACTTTGAAGGGAAGAGAAAATTATAACTTTAATTCA carries:
- the Lrif1 gene encoding ligand-dependent nuclear receptor-interacting factor 1 isoform X1, translating into MSNSLPSAFLKTAEEKSGSHCISGYMYQVVSTIGTDGKKLLQLLPIPKSSGNLIPGVKSPVMSHGLKGNTENPVQVTFQTQISSSSTSGSVQLPVFQPANTTKYFLTGAVDTSEKDRVTSVGTGNFTPPISNIQNHGVKIHKLARQAFTIPSSTQNNSPCFIVNPPSLPANSSILASGNQLKIPAHAEVKSVLASSLPPLVQQKILGTATTNTSGTVEASQMPTVIYVPPVNSVKIIVDKKTQNIYPKPMTFNTSQIPPNVATETQLKGGKHPQAAPVNSIFEEYLQPRIPCLVPVKSSNNVATKVLNTFVGRKNLGDNTIDTPLLSTNNSSRTQSISVPSNDNALIMFNGKVWLNEKGTYGLPSKVDQQNSVSSDIPLKDSSQVVSSSLVTDVSREVLNSVLVKSKSFQLKTKSLSNSQLASMANLRAEKNEKVERPSFFVTNPHTMNQSTHCLKQSKTVFTNPVFPDGFRTGQNAPRKGNLVQNIEKICSSVDAATVTSQQCVFRDQESQTQYEMASIIKKEIQERSDKKYSQGSHTKASYLKNDAEFKKIFGLTKDLRVCLTRIPHHLGSQKGFDSFNSLVESSSYKDANVVVKEEEKKESFSKKRKATAMKKMDYTKRRKIENADDTVMNGTDVASSQLLNSILPTSDISQHNIVTSHNTTREDKRNETEQCSHEKQEKGILSSSTSFEQSTYFNTNYTEDIFPVTPPELEETIRDEKIRRLKQILREKEAALEELRKKMHQKQ
- the Lrif1 gene encoding ligand-dependent nuclear receptor-interacting factor 1 isoform X3, whose protein sequence is MAGGTRARSRANKARPTQYEMASIIKKEIQERSDKKYSQGSHTKASYLKNDAEFKKIFGLTKDLRVCLTRIPHHLGSQKGFDSFNSLVESSSYKDANVVVKEEEKKESFSKKRKATAMKKMDYTKRRKIENADDTVMNGTDVASSQLLNSILPTSDISQHNIVTSHNTTREDKRNETEQCSHEKQEKGILSSSTSFEQSTYFNTNYTEDIFPVTPPELEETIRDEKIRRLKQILREKEAALEELRKKMHQKQ
- the Lrif1 gene encoding ligand-dependent nuclear receptor-interacting factor 1 isoform X2; protein product: MYQVVSTIGTDGKKLLQLLPIPKSSGNLIPGVKSPVMSHGLKGNTENPVQVTFQTQISSSSTSGSVQLPVFQPANTTKYFLTGAVDTSEKDRVTSVGTGNFTPPISNIQNHGVKIHKLARQAFTIPSSTQNNSPCFIVNPPSLPANSSILASGNQLKIPAHAEVKSVLASSLPPLVQQKILGTATTNTSGTVEASQMPTVIYVPPVNSVKIIVDKKTQNIYPKPMTFNTSQIPPNVATETQLKGGKHPQAAPVNSIFEEYLQPRIPCLVPVKSSNNVATKVLNTFVGRKNLGDNTIDTPLLSTNNSSRTQSISVPSNDNALIMFNGKVWLNEKGTYGLPSKVDQQNSVSSDIPLKDSSQVVSSSLVTDVSREVLNSVLVKSKSFQLKTKSLSNSQLASMANLRAEKNEKVERPSFFVTNPHTMNQSTHCLKQSKTVFTNPVFPDGFRTGQNAPRKGNLVQNIEKICSSVDAATVTSQQCVFRDQESQTQYEMASIIKKEIQERSDKKYSQGSHTKASYLKNDAEFKKIFGLTKDLRVCLTRIPHHLGSQKGFDSFNSLVESSSYKDANVVVKEEEKKESFSKKRKATAMKKMDYTKRRKIENADDTVMNGTDVASSQLLNSILPTSDISQHNIVTSHNTTREDKRNETEQCSHEKQEKGILSSSTSFEQSTYFNTNYTEDIFPVTPPELEETIRDEKIRRLKQILREKEAALEELRKKMHQKQ
- the Lrif1 gene encoding ligand-dependent nuclear receptor-interacting factor 1 isoform X4 — encoded protein: MASIIKKEIQERSDKKYSQGSHTKASYLKNDAEFKKIFGLTKDLRVCLTRIPHHLGSQKGFDSFNSLVESSSYKDANVVVKEEEKKESFSKKRKATAMKKMDYTKRRKIENADDTVMNGTDVASSQLLNSILPTSDISQHNIVTSHNTTREDKRNETEQCSHEKQEKGILSSSTSFEQSTYFNTNYTEDIFPVTPPELEETIRDEKIRRLKQILREKEAALEELRKKMHQKQ